A genomic region of Gossypium hirsutum isolate 1008001.06 chromosome D01, Gossypium_hirsutum_v2.1, whole genome shotgun sequence contains the following coding sequences:
- the LOC107921715 gene encoding uncharacterized protein, protein MDNKEMMFYEEAEGKGNIYSSELAAKTTKTNHPLVIISCPRSDGSRVQTTPKIVIQKPSNFSYKNDKMVPWNYGCNVTILEKRAERNQEIGSYTGNGKRYDAQAESSREENKKKEQKKGKAVEVEPLVNEPVKEEEAKEFLNSKAHRNALLKVLNETYIADDISVNKLDRLANNISADNLIFFSDDEIPSGRRGSTKALYVTARCKGYILPRILIDNGSALNVLPLSTLSRLPVDSSHMKACQSIVRAFDGTEKRVMGRIEVPLRIGPITYEVGFLVMEIKSSYNCLLGRPWIHSAGVVPSSLHQKVKIVSEGRVITISAEEDIITTVTGDAPYVEIDDEVVECSFRSTEMGLQLMIGRGASPGKGLGKYLQGKIETPVLKEKSEDIEEMLKNIHINAIETSEKRALLEICPYEPGSELNNWTAEEIPVVFRAYSE, encoded by the exons ATGGACAACAAGGAGATGATGTTTTATGAAGAAGCAGAGGGTAAAGGAAATATTTACTCATCAGAGTTGGCAGCAAAGACCACGAAAACGAATCATCCTTTGGTCATCATTTCATGCCCTCGGAGCGATGGGTCTAGGGTTCAGACaacaccaaaaattgtaatccagaaaccatcaaatttctcataCAAGAAtgacaaaatggtgccgtggaattatgGATGTAACGTGACAATCTTGGAAAAAagagcagaaagaaatcaggaaataggttcttacacaGGCAATGGGAAGCGATATGACGCTCAGGCAGAATCGTCAAGAGAAGAGAATAAGAAAAAAGAGCAGAAAAAAGGGAAGGCCGTGGAAGTTGAGCCATTGGTTAATGAACCAGTAAAAGAGGAGGAGGCGAAggaatttttgaa TTCAAAAGCGCATCGAAATGCACTATTGAAAGTACTAAATGAAACATATATAGCGGATGATATTTCGGTGAACAAGCTGGATCGGTTGGCCAACAATATAAGTGCTGACAATTTAATCTTCTTCAGTGATGACGAAATACCATCTGGAAGAAGAGGTTCCACTAAAGCCCTGTACGTCACTgcccgatgcaaagggtacataCTCCCGAGGATCCTGATTGATAACGGATCTGCACTGAACGTATTGCCTTTATCTACTCTTAGTCGGTTACCGGTGGACAGTTcacacatgaaagcatgccagagcatagtaagggcatttgacgGAACGGAAAAGagggttatggggagaattgaggtaccgtTAAGGATTGGCCCAATTACTTATGAGGTGGGCTTCTTGGTGATGGAAATTAAGTCTTCCTACAActgtttattggggagaccatggatacactcagctGGGGTAGTACCTTCATCgctacatcagaaggtgaagatAGTATCAGAGGGTCGGGTGATAACAATAAGTGCGGAGGAAGATATCATCACAACAGTAACTggtgatgcaccttatgtggagaTTGATGATGAGGTAGTGGAATGCTCTTTTCG gagcACAGAGATGGGGCTGCAATTGATGATTGGAAGAGGAGCTtcacccgggaaaggattgggaaagtATCTTCAAGGAAAGATTGAAACACCGGTgctgaaggaaaa AAGCGAAGACATTGAAGAAATGTTGAAAAATATCCATATCAATGCTATAGAAACATCTGAGAAAAGGgccttgttggagatctgcccttatgaacCTGGAAGCGAGTTAAACAACTGGACTGCGGaggaaatccctgtagtctttagggcttattcagagtaa